One Oncorhynchus keta strain PuntledgeMale-10-30-2019 chromosome 22, Oket_V2, whole genome shotgun sequence DNA window includes the following coding sequences:
- the LOC118376236 gene encoding nuclear factor of activated T-cells 5-like isoform X2 produces the protein MPSDFISLLSADLDLNSPKSLYSKESVYDLLPKELQLQSSSSQTDTPTMSQKSGGEAGPPPSAAMASATSPSPSPSSLATGGPSSAPSTSAMDQSQPPLLLHHPSGAPREGSGAPEGSEREGVEGALSASEGGGGNGTSSGTGGGDPGAPGAGGVDSRQQPQNTPSKRRPVLSISPPPEDLFDDSSMSCQEDPAPAGLAGPDSEHSSSIWADDSASNFSLISSSSYNDNTEVPRKSRKRTPRQRPGAKPAPPEDSMDVFDADSATAPHFVLSQLGPDKASPKPSSLEAGWLLKGGLLSGQCPQKSEGKELKILVQPETQHRARYLTEGSRGSVKDRTQQGFPTVKLEGVSEPVVLQVFVASDTGRVKPHGFYQACRVTGRNTTACKEVDIEGTTVIEVPLEPSSAMSLAVDCVGILKLRNADVEARIGVAGSKKKSTRARLAFRVNIPQPDGSVLTLQTTSSPILCTQPAGVPEILKKSLHSCSVRGGEELFIIGKNFLKGTKVIFQENSADDESWRAEAEIDMELFHQNHVVVKVPPYHSLSVSSPVSVGVYITTNAGRSHDIQPFMYIPDSDKSLNMSVKTEGSSLAKACIFHDQINYLASDPAQSAGVLVKRQEVTPMEVSSNTPSTALFKPPSDTLILVQQTLELSSSTPPRNESFSGPMPLQPGDMDLPHAPVFPSLEPFSTIQKQDITPITSFPVSSDTTTLPPVPPEVPQQFLRDPQESLPQEASNSCSGMMGVGMSQMAPPSQAPQVPLFPQDGVAQLERAVRELQAGGSSLVQQVLEAAVAQQQLNSVLYSPTSSTDSLQQNVQDTMNSLRLGCTEGSLATQQQLQQQQILGNMQQIQQQQQIQQIQQHQVLGNIQLQPQLLIQPQEQQQILGNLQQQQLQHQQFQQQQQQVLGNIQLPDQQLQQQVLGNLQQQNQAVGSIQHLQQQQQQQHQQQVLENFQQQLQAELLQPQIHSSSHPQQQPVSLLQQAGELLTIQTSSFHHQPPSHTSPQQLLQSPRPLSESPSPQHQVQAALLQNTLTVLTSGSRDHEQQGTGSTLFLSPNTLSSHGSQQQLAFLSSMETSASDPQTVSVFQSQTRQQQSTPMDQQQSPQQAQPQQTQQQLPMAQQGSLFQTNTLSSSQHPQPQPTDLLLCTASLNPQALPPTLLFSTQGLSMGSSTPHPQDTPAPLLFSQPTMVGIRVGVAQSDPAEPMSFQDQSSTVGGTTASINPPQQGLFQAQQPMQVSSSSGSGPDSQQVELFLPQGSLSGLQSNMATQELENQAAAAATIFVMQSGLGVVELQSTASPPGQRPPEQLFQTGVSRNVGQPGGQPNLFVFGLQNDSCQLMTSTGSTLSAQSQPQNANPVMASHIQSLLDSDMAQTATPMQTNLQTPMQTNTQTPTQTNTHTAMQTNIQTAIEPSLPTLMQTSLQNAIQTTSQKMEDLLDSLQKQ, from the exons ATGCCCTCTGATTTTATATCCCTCCTCAGCGCTGATCTCGACCTTAATTCCCCCAAATCCCTTTACTCCAAAG agTCTGTGTATGACCTCCTCCCTAAGGAGCTCCAGCTGCAGTCGTCCTCCtcgcagacagacacacccacCATGAGCCAGAAGAGTGGGGGAGAGGCCGGACCGCCCCCTTCTGCAGCCATGGCCTCAG CCACCTCACCCAGCCCTTCTCCATCCTCTTTGGCCACGGGAGGCCCCAGCTCGGCCCCCTCTACCTCAGCCATGGACCAgtcccagcctcctctcctcctccaccatcccAGTGGGGCCCCCAGAGAGGGTTCCGGAGCCCCAGAAGGATCCGAGagggaaggggtggagggagCTCTGTCTGCCTCTGAAGGTGGAGGTGGTAATGGGACCAGCTctggaacaggaggaggagacccaGGAGCACCAGGGGCAGGGGGGGTGGATTCCCGGCAGCAGCCCCAGAACACCCCCTCTAAGCGGAGGCCAGTGTTGAGCATCTCCCCCCCTCCGGAAGACCTGTTTGATGACAGCAGTATGTCCTGCCAGGAGGATCCAGCCCCGGCCGGGCTAGCAGGACCAGACTCAGAACACAGCAGCAGCATCTGGGCTGACGACTCTGCCTCCAACTTCAGCCTGATCAGCTCCAGCTCCTACAACGACAACACAGAGGTGCCCCGCAAGTCCCGTAAACGCACCCCCCGCCAGCGGCCCGGGGCCAAGCCTGCACCCCCAGAGGACAGCATGGACGTGTTTGATGCAGACAGCGCCACGGCCCCACACTTTGTTCTGTCTCAGCTGGGCCCAGACAAAGCCAGCCCCAAGCCCAG TTCTCTGGAGGCTGGGTGGCTGCTGAAGGGAGGCCTACTGTCAGGTCAGTGTCCCCAGAAGAGTGAGGGCAAGGAGCTGAAGATCCTGGTGCAGCCAGAGACCCAGCACCGGGCACGTTACCTGACCGAGGGCAGCCGCGGCTCTGTCAAAGACCGCACCCAACAGGGCTTCCCCACGGTCAAG ttAGAGGGCGTCAGTGAGCCGGTGGTGCTGCAGGTGTTTGTGGCCAGTGACACAGGCAGAGTGAAGCCTCATGGGTTCTACCAGGCCTGCAGGGTGACAGGACGCAACACCACGGCCTGCAAGGAGGTGGACATCGAGGGAACCACCGTCATAGAGGTCCCTCTGGAGCCCAGCAGCGCCATGTCACTTGC GGTTGACTGTGTGGGGATCCTGAAGCTGCGTAACGCGGACGTGGAGGCTCGTATAGGAGTGGCCGGGTCCAAGAAGAAGAGCACCCGGGCCAGGCTGGCATTCAGGGTCAACATCCCCCAGCCTGATGGGTCTGTCTTAACCCTACAGACCACCTCGTCACCTATCCTCTGCA CCCAGCCAGCAGGGGTGCCAGAGATCCTGAAGAAGAGTCTCCACAGCTGttcagtgagaggaggagaggagctgttcATCATAGGGAAGAACTTCCTCAAAGGAACCAAGGTCATCTTCCAGGAGAACTCAGCAG ATGATGAGTCGTGGCGGGCCGAGGCAGAGATTGACATGGAGCTGTTCCATCAG AACCATGTGGTGGTGAAGGTTCCACCAtaccacagcctgtctgtctcctctcctgtctctgtgggCGTCTACATCACGACCAATGCCGGGAGGTCACATGACATCCAGCCCTTCATGTATATCCCAGACTCAG ATAAGTCCCTGAACATGTCTGTGAAGACAGAGGGTTCTTCTCTGGCCAAGGCCTGCATCTTCCATGACCAGATCAATTATCTGGCCTCTGACCCTGCCCAGTCTGCTGGCGTACTGGTTAAACGACAGGAGGTCACCCCTATGGAGGTCTCCAGCAATACCCCATCCACAGCACTCTTCAAG CCACCCTCTGACACCCTTATCTTAGTCCAGCAGACCCTTGAGCTGAGCTCCAGTACCCCGCCTAGGAATGAGTCCTTCTCCGGCCCCATGCCCCTCCAGCCTGGGGACATGGACCTCCCCCATGCCCCTGTCTTTCCCTCCCTGGAGCCCTTCAGCACCATCCAGAAGCAGGACATCACCCCCATAACCTCCTTCCCCGTCTCCAGTGACACTACCACCCTCCCCCCTGTCCCCCCAGAGGTACCCCAGCAGTTCCTCCGGGACCCCCAGGAGAGCCTGCCTCAAGAGGCCTCCAACTCCTGCAGCGGGATGATGGGAGTAGGAATGTCCCAGATGGCGCCCCCCTCCCAGGCCCCCCAAGTTCCCCTGTTTCCCCAGGATGGGGTGGCCCAGCTGGAGAGGGCAGTAAGGGAGCTCCAGGCAGGGGGCAGCAGCCTGGTACAGCAGGTCCTAGAGGCAGCAGTGGCTCAGCAGCAACTCAACTCAGTGTTGTACAGCCCCACGTCCTCCACTGACTCCCTGCAGCAAAACGTACAGGACACCATGAACAGCCTGAGACTGGGGTGCACTGAGGGCTCTCTGGCCACACAACAGCAGTTGCAACAACAGCAGATCCTTGGCAACATGCAACAgatacagcagcaacaacagataCAGCAGATACAGCAGCATCAAGTCCTTGGCAACATACAGCTACAACCACAATTATTAATACAGCCACAGGAGCAACAACAGATACTGGGGAACCTACAACAGCAACAATTACAACATCAACAGtttcaacaacagcagcagcaggtccTAGGAAACATACAGCTACCGGATCAACAACTTCAGCAACAAGTCCTGGGCAACCTACAACAACAAAACCAGGCAGTAGGCAGCATTCAACActtacagcaacaacaacaacaacaacaccagcaGCAGGTGTTGGAGAACTTTCAGCAGCAGCTCCAGGCTGAGCTCCTCCAGCCCCAGATCCACTCCTCGTCTCATCCCCAGCAGCAGCCTGTGTCTCTCCTCCAGCAGGCTGGGGAGCTGCTCACCATCCAGACCTCCAGCTTCCACCACCAGCCGCCCTCCCACACCTCCCCCCAGCAGCTCCTCCAGTCCCCCAGGCCTCTGTCGGAATCCCCCAGCCCGCAGCACCAGGTCCAGGCCGCCCTGCTCCAGAACACTCTCACTGTGCTAACCAGTGGTAGCCGAGATCATGAGCAGCAGGGCACGGGGTCCACGCTGTTCCTCTCTCCCAACACTCTCTCGAGCCACGGTAGTCAGCAGCAGCTAGCATTCCTGTCCTCCATGGAGACTTCAGCCAGTGATCCCCAGACTGTGTCAGTGTTCCAGTCTCAGACCAGGCAGCAGCAGAGTACCCCCATGGACCAACAGCAGTCCCCTCAGCAGGCACAACCACAGCAAACCCAGCAGCAGCTTCCCATGGCACAACAAGGCTCCTTGTTCCAAACTAACACTCTGTCCTCCAGCCAACACCCTCAGCCCCAGCCCACAGATCTGCTCCTCTGCACCGCCTCCCTCAACCCCCAGGCTCTGCCTCCAACCCTCCTCTTCAGTACCCAGGGCCTCTCTATGGGCAGCAGCACCCCTCACCCCCAGGACACCCCTgctcccctcctgttctcccagCCCACCATGGTCGGGATCAGGGTAGGGGTGGCCCAGTCTGACCCAGCAGAGCCCATGTCCTTCCAGGACCAGAGCTCCACAGTAGGGGGGACCACAGCCTCCATCAATCCCCCTCAGCAGGGCCTGTTCCAGGCCCAGCAGCCTATGCAGGTGAGCTCCAGCTCAGGCAGTGGCCCTGACAGCCAGCAGGTGGAGCTGTTCCTGCCACAGGGTTCTCTGTCTGGTCTGCAAAGCAACATGGCTACGCAGGAACTAGAAAACCAGGCTGCAGCAGCTGCAACTATCTTTGTGATGCAGAGCGGACTGGGGGTGGTGGAGCTGCAGAGTACCGCCTCCCCCCCCGGTCAGAGACCCCCAGAGCAGCTGTTCCAGACGGGAGTGAGTAGGAATGTCGGCCAGCCAGGAGGACAACCCAACCTTTTTGTGTTCGGCCTCCAGAACG aTTCCTGCCAGCTGATGACGTCCACTGGTTCAACACTGTCAGCCCAGAGCCAACCCCAGAACGCCAACCCTGTGATGGCAAGCCACATCCAGTCTCTACTAGACTCAGACATGGCCCAGACAGCCACACCCATGCAGACCAACCTACAGACCCCaatgcagacaaacacacagaccccaacgcagacaaacacacatactgCAATGCAGACCAATATACAGACTGCCATAGAACCTAGCCTGCCGACCCTTATGCAGACCAGCTTACAGAACGCCATACAGACCACCTCCCAGAAGATGGAGGACCTGCTGGACAGTCTTCAGAAGCAGTGA
- the LOC118376236 gene encoding nuclear factor of activated T-cells 5-like isoform X1 has product MPSDFISLLSADLDLNSPKSLYSKESVYDLLPKELQLQSSSSQTDTPTMSQKSGGEAGPPPSAAMASATSPSPSPSSLATGGPSSAPSTSAMDQSQPPLLLHHPSGAPREGSGAPEGSEREGVEGALSASEGGGGNGTSSGTGGGDPGAPGAGGVDSRQQPQNTPSKRRPVLSISPPPEDLFDDSSMSCQEDPAPAGLAGPDSEHSSSIWADDSASNFSLISSSSYNDNTEVPRKSRKRTPRQRPGAKPAPPEDSMDVFDADSATAPHFVLSQLGPDKASPKPSSLEAGWLLKGGLLSGQCPQKSEGKELKILVQPETQHRARYLTEGSRGSVKDRTQQGFPTVKLEGVSEPVVLQVFVASDTGRVKPHGFYQACRVTGRNTTACKEVDIEGTTVIEVPLEPSSAMSLAVDCVGILKLRNADVEARIGVAGSKKKSTRARLAFRVNIPQPDGSVLTLQTTSSPILCTQPAGVPEILKKSLHSCSVRGGEELFIIGKNFLKGTKVIFQENSADDESWRAEAEIDMELFHQNHVVVKVPPYHSLSVSSPVSVGVYITTNAGRSHDIQPFMYIPDSVDKSLNMSVKTEGSSLAKACIFHDQINYLASDPAQSAGVLVKRQEVTPMEVSSNTPSTALFKPPSDTLILVQQTLELSSSTPPRNESFSGPMPLQPGDMDLPHAPVFPSLEPFSTIQKQDITPITSFPVSSDTTTLPPVPPEVPQQFLRDPQESLPQEASNSCSGMMGVGMSQMAPPSQAPQVPLFPQDGVAQLERAVRELQAGGSSLVQQVLEAAVAQQQLNSVLYSPTSSTDSLQQNVQDTMNSLRLGCTEGSLATQQQLQQQQILGNMQQIQQQQQIQQIQQHQVLGNIQLQPQLLIQPQEQQQILGNLQQQQLQHQQFQQQQQQVLGNIQLPDQQLQQQVLGNLQQQNQAVGSIQHLQQQQQQQHQQQVLENFQQQLQAELLQPQIHSSSHPQQQPVSLLQQAGELLTIQTSSFHHQPPSHTSPQQLLQSPRPLSESPSPQHQVQAALLQNTLTVLTSGSRDHEQQGTGSTLFLSPNTLSSHGSQQQLAFLSSMETSASDPQTVSVFQSQTRQQQSTPMDQQQSPQQAQPQQTQQQLPMAQQGSLFQTNTLSSSQHPQPQPTDLLLCTASLNPQALPPTLLFSTQGLSMGSSTPHPQDTPAPLLFSQPTMVGIRVGVAQSDPAEPMSFQDQSSTVGGTTASINPPQQGLFQAQQPMQVSSSSGSGPDSQQVELFLPQGSLSGLQSNMATQELENQAAAAATIFVMQSGLGVVELQSTASPPGQRPPEQLFQTGVSRNVGQPGGQPNLFVFGLQNDSCQLMTSTGSTLSAQSQPQNANPVMASHIQSLLDSDMAQTATPMQTNLQTPMQTNTQTPTQTNTHTAMQTNIQTAIEPSLPTLMQTSLQNAIQTTSQKMEDLLDSLQKQ; this is encoded by the exons ATGCCCTCTGATTTTATATCCCTCCTCAGCGCTGATCTCGACCTTAATTCCCCCAAATCCCTTTACTCCAAAG agTCTGTGTATGACCTCCTCCCTAAGGAGCTCCAGCTGCAGTCGTCCTCCtcgcagacagacacacccacCATGAGCCAGAAGAGTGGGGGAGAGGCCGGACCGCCCCCTTCTGCAGCCATGGCCTCAG CCACCTCACCCAGCCCTTCTCCATCCTCTTTGGCCACGGGAGGCCCCAGCTCGGCCCCCTCTACCTCAGCCATGGACCAgtcccagcctcctctcctcctccaccatcccAGTGGGGCCCCCAGAGAGGGTTCCGGAGCCCCAGAAGGATCCGAGagggaaggggtggagggagCTCTGTCTGCCTCTGAAGGTGGAGGTGGTAATGGGACCAGCTctggaacaggaggaggagacccaGGAGCACCAGGGGCAGGGGGGGTGGATTCCCGGCAGCAGCCCCAGAACACCCCCTCTAAGCGGAGGCCAGTGTTGAGCATCTCCCCCCCTCCGGAAGACCTGTTTGATGACAGCAGTATGTCCTGCCAGGAGGATCCAGCCCCGGCCGGGCTAGCAGGACCAGACTCAGAACACAGCAGCAGCATCTGGGCTGACGACTCTGCCTCCAACTTCAGCCTGATCAGCTCCAGCTCCTACAACGACAACACAGAGGTGCCCCGCAAGTCCCGTAAACGCACCCCCCGCCAGCGGCCCGGGGCCAAGCCTGCACCCCCAGAGGACAGCATGGACGTGTTTGATGCAGACAGCGCCACGGCCCCACACTTTGTTCTGTCTCAGCTGGGCCCAGACAAAGCCAGCCCCAAGCCCAG TTCTCTGGAGGCTGGGTGGCTGCTGAAGGGAGGCCTACTGTCAGGTCAGTGTCCCCAGAAGAGTGAGGGCAAGGAGCTGAAGATCCTGGTGCAGCCAGAGACCCAGCACCGGGCACGTTACCTGACCGAGGGCAGCCGCGGCTCTGTCAAAGACCGCACCCAACAGGGCTTCCCCACGGTCAAG ttAGAGGGCGTCAGTGAGCCGGTGGTGCTGCAGGTGTTTGTGGCCAGTGACACAGGCAGAGTGAAGCCTCATGGGTTCTACCAGGCCTGCAGGGTGACAGGACGCAACACCACGGCCTGCAAGGAGGTGGACATCGAGGGAACCACCGTCATAGAGGTCCCTCTGGAGCCCAGCAGCGCCATGTCACTTGC GGTTGACTGTGTGGGGATCCTGAAGCTGCGTAACGCGGACGTGGAGGCTCGTATAGGAGTGGCCGGGTCCAAGAAGAAGAGCACCCGGGCCAGGCTGGCATTCAGGGTCAACATCCCCCAGCCTGATGGGTCTGTCTTAACCCTACAGACCACCTCGTCACCTATCCTCTGCA CCCAGCCAGCAGGGGTGCCAGAGATCCTGAAGAAGAGTCTCCACAGCTGttcagtgagaggaggagaggagctgttcATCATAGGGAAGAACTTCCTCAAAGGAACCAAGGTCATCTTCCAGGAGAACTCAGCAG ATGATGAGTCGTGGCGGGCCGAGGCAGAGATTGACATGGAGCTGTTCCATCAG AACCATGTGGTGGTGAAGGTTCCACCAtaccacagcctgtctgtctcctctcctgtctctgtgggCGTCTACATCACGACCAATGCCGGGAGGTCACATGACATCCAGCCCTTCATGTATATCCCAGACTCAG TAGATAAGTCCCTGAACATGTCTGTGAAGACAGAGGGTTCTTCTCTGGCCAAGGCCTGCATCTTCCATGACCAGATCAATTATCTGGCCTCTGACCCTGCCCAGTCTGCTGGCGTACTGGTTAAACGACAGGAGGTCACCCCTATGGAGGTCTCCAGCAATACCCCATCCACAGCACTCTTCAAG CCACCCTCTGACACCCTTATCTTAGTCCAGCAGACCCTTGAGCTGAGCTCCAGTACCCCGCCTAGGAATGAGTCCTTCTCCGGCCCCATGCCCCTCCAGCCTGGGGACATGGACCTCCCCCATGCCCCTGTCTTTCCCTCCCTGGAGCCCTTCAGCACCATCCAGAAGCAGGACATCACCCCCATAACCTCCTTCCCCGTCTCCAGTGACACTACCACCCTCCCCCCTGTCCCCCCAGAGGTACCCCAGCAGTTCCTCCGGGACCCCCAGGAGAGCCTGCCTCAAGAGGCCTCCAACTCCTGCAGCGGGATGATGGGAGTAGGAATGTCCCAGATGGCGCCCCCCTCCCAGGCCCCCCAAGTTCCCCTGTTTCCCCAGGATGGGGTGGCCCAGCTGGAGAGGGCAGTAAGGGAGCTCCAGGCAGGGGGCAGCAGCCTGGTACAGCAGGTCCTAGAGGCAGCAGTGGCTCAGCAGCAACTCAACTCAGTGTTGTACAGCCCCACGTCCTCCACTGACTCCCTGCAGCAAAACGTACAGGACACCATGAACAGCCTGAGACTGGGGTGCACTGAGGGCTCTCTGGCCACACAACAGCAGTTGCAACAACAGCAGATCCTTGGCAACATGCAACAgatacagcagcaacaacagataCAGCAGATACAGCAGCATCAAGTCCTTGGCAACATACAGCTACAACCACAATTATTAATACAGCCACAGGAGCAACAACAGATACTGGGGAACCTACAACAGCAACAATTACAACATCAACAGtttcaacaacagcagcagcaggtccTAGGAAACATACAGCTACCGGATCAACAACTTCAGCAACAAGTCCTGGGCAACCTACAACAACAAAACCAGGCAGTAGGCAGCATTCAACActtacagcaacaacaacaacaacaacaccagcaGCAGGTGTTGGAGAACTTTCAGCAGCAGCTCCAGGCTGAGCTCCTCCAGCCCCAGATCCACTCCTCGTCTCATCCCCAGCAGCAGCCTGTGTCTCTCCTCCAGCAGGCTGGGGAGCTGCTCACCATCCAGACCTCCAGCTTCCACCACCAGCCGCCCTCCCACACCTCCCCCCAGCAGCTCCTCCAGTCCCCCAGGCCTCTGTCGGAATCCCCCAGCCCGCAGCACCAGGTCCAGGCCGCCCTGCTCCAGAACACTCTCACTGTGCTAACCAGTGGTAGCCGAGATCATGAGCAGCAGGGCACGGGGTCCACGCTGTTCCTCTCTCCCAACACTCTCTCGAGCCACGGTAGTCAGCAGCAGCTAGCATTCCTGTCCTCCATGGAGACTTCAGCCAGTGATCCCCAGACTGTGTCAGTGTTCCAGTCTCAGACCAGGCAGCAGCAGAGTACCCCCATGGACCAACAGCAGTCCCCTCAGCAGGCACAACCACAGCAAACCCAGCAGCAGCTTCCCATGGCACAACAAGGCTCCTTGTTCCAAACTAACACTCTGTCCTCCAGCCAACACCCTCAGCCCCAGCCCACAGATCTGCTCCTCTGCACCGCCTCCCTCAACCCCCAGGCTCTGCCTCCAACCCTCCTCTTCAGTACCCAGGGCCTCTCTATGGGCAGCAGCACCCCTCACCCCCAGGACACCCCTgctcccctcctgttctcccagCCCACCATGGTCGGGATCAGGGTAGGGGTGGCCCAGTCTGACCCAGCAGAGCCCATGTCCTTCCAGGACCAGAGCTCCACAGTAGGGGGGACCACAGCCTCCATCAATCCCCCTCAGCAGGGCCTGTTCCAGGCCCAGCAGCCTATGCAGGTGAGCTCCAGCTCAGGCAGTGGCCCTGACAGCCAGCAGGTGGAGCTGTTCCTGCCACAGGGTTCTCTGTCTGGTCTGCAAAGCAACATGGCTACGCAGGAACTAGAAAACCAGGCTGCAGCAGCTGCAACTATCTTTGTGATGCAGAGCGGACTGGGGGTGGTGGAGCTGCAGAGTACCGCCTCCCCCCCCGGTCAGAGACCCCCAGAGCAGCTGTTCCAGACGGGAGTGAGTAGGAATGTCGGCCAGCCAGGAGGACAACCCAACCTTTTTGTGTTCGGCCTCCAGAACG aTTCCTGCCAGCTGATGACGTCCACTGGTTCAACACTGTCAGCCCAGAGCCAACCCCAGAACGCCAACCCTGTGATGGCAAGCCACATCCAGTCTCTACTAGACTCAGACATGGCCCAGACAGCCACACCCATGCAGACCAACCTACAGACCCCaatgcagacaaacacacagaccccaacgcagacaaacacacatactgCAATGCAGACCAATATACAGACTGCCATAGAACCTAGCCTGCCGACCCTTATGCAGACCAGCTTACAGAACGCCATACAGACCACCTCCCAGAAGATGGAGGACCTGCTGGACAGTCTTCAGAAGCAGTGA